One stretch of Saccharopolyspora erythraea DNA includes these proteins:
- a CDS encoding siderophore-interacting protein, translated as MTIQTPPRPRTSTAFRLFPVEVTGVRRLGANLARITFGGAELGAMASGGLDQRIKLVFPLPGQDLVLPEGDQPFQALCALPDGIRPHLRTYTLRAHRPEQREFDVDFVLHGDTGPGSAFGMRARVGDRIAAYAPNAEHPHGRRFAGVEYDFERLGERTLLVGDETALPAIASILEALPPGVRAEVFAEVPDSGDVLSIPTAAEVRVHWLPRLGCEAPGVLVADALRASRPATGAYCWIAGERDMVTSTRRYLLGECGFDRESITFMGYWRRGVHGDLPAN; from the coding sequence ATGACCATCCAGACCCCGCCGCGGCCGAGGACCTCCACGGCGTTCAGGCTGTTCCCGGTCGAGGTGACCGGCGTGCGACGGCTCGGAGCCAACCTCGCGCGGATCACTTTCGGCGGGGCCGAGCTGGGCGCCATGGCCTCCGGCGGGCTCGACCAGCGGATCAAGCTGGTCTTCCCGCTGCCGGGGCAGGACCTGGTGCTGCCCGAAGGTGACCAGCCGTTCCAGGCGCTGTGCGCGCTGCCGGACGGCATCCGGCCGCACCTGCGCACCTACACGCTGCGCGCGCACCGTCCGGAGCAGCGCGAGTTCGACGTCGACTTCGTCCTGCACGGCGACACCGGCCCCGGCTCGGCGTTCGGCATGCGCGCCCGCGTCGGCGACCGCATCGCGGCGTACGCGCCGAACGCCGAACACCCGCACGGGAGGCGCTTCGCCGGCGTGGAGTACGACTTCGAGCGGCTGGGGGAGCGGACCCTGCTGGTCGGTGACGAGACGGCGCTCCCGGCGATCGCGAGCATCCTGGAGGCGCTGCCGCCCGGGGTGCGCGCCGAGGTCTTCGCCGAGGTGCCCGACTCCGGCGACGTGCTCTCGATCCCGACCGCCGCCGAGGTCCGCGTGCACTGGCTGCCGAGGCTGGGCTGCGAGGCCCCCGGTGTGCTCGTGGCCGACGCGCTCCGGGCCTCGCGGCCCGCGACCGGTGCGTACTGCTGGATCGCGGGGGAGCGCGACATGGTGACCTCGACGCGGCGGTACCTGCTCGGTGAGTGCGGCTTCGACCGCGAGTCGATCACGTTCATGGGTTACTGGCGTCGCGGTGTCCACGGGGACCTGCCTGCGAACTGA
- a CDS encoding YkvA family protein: protein MVVFGVVLVVAGLVAYAAGLGDPAGSWWLLPPGLIAAGIGIVIAGAVAIARRRLAPLRRAAGGGGAAGGPVARVRAVPAMIGEAWRGRNPAVPRYQAVLWLIAAVYLVSPVDFIPEFLPLIGIGDDIGVGAWLLSSLYAESGNYLGRQREQVERRPG from the coding sequence ATGGTTGTCTTCGGTGTGGTGCTCGTCGTGGCGGGCCTGGTGGCCTACGCGGCGGGCCTCGGCGACCCGGCCGGGAGCTGGTGGTTGCTGCCGCCCGGGCTGATCGCCGCCGGGATCGGCATCGTCATCGCCGGTGCGGTCGCCATCGCGCGCCGCAGGCTCGCGCCGCTGCGGCGGGCGGCAGGCGGTGGCGGAGCCGCCGGCGGGCCGGTGGCGCGGGTGCGAGCGGTGCCCGCGATGATCGGCGAGGCGTGGCGCGGCCGGAACCCCGCGGTGCCCCGCTACCAGGCGGTGCTGTGGCTGATCGCGGCGGTGTACCTGGTCTCGCCGGTCGACTTCATCCCCGAGTTCTTGCCGCTGATCGGCATCGGCGACGACATCGGGGTGGGGGCGTGGCTGCTCAGCAGCCTCTACGCCGAGTCGGGCAACTACCTGGGCAGGCAGCGCGAACAGGTCGAGCGCCGCCCGGGCTAG
- a CDS encoding acyl-CoA dehydrogenase: MDPSFETYRLADEHEALREAVRALAEKEIAPFATEVDEQERYPREALDALVKSGFAAVHVPEEYGGQGADSVATCIVIEEVARVCASSSLIPAVNKLGTMPIILSGSEELKHKVLSSVASGETTASYALSEREAGSDAGAMKTRARLDGDHWVLNGTKCWITNGGVSKWYTVMAVTEPDKGANGISAFAVHADDPGFTVGPKEKKLGIKGSPTVELYFEDCTIPADRIIGEPGTGFKTALRTLDHTRPTIGAQALGIAQGALDAALDYVKERKQFGKAISDFQGVQFMLADMAMKIEAARHMVYVSAARAERGEGNLGFISAAAKCFASDVAMEVTTDAVQLFGGAGYTRDFPVERMMRDAKITQIYEGTNQIQRMVMSRALLKG; this comes from the coding sequence GTGGATCCGAGCTTCGAGACCTACCGACTGGCCGACGAGCACGAGGCCCTGCGCGAGGCGGTGCGGGCGCTGGCCGAGAAGGAGATCGCGCCCTTCGCCACCGAGGTCGACGAGCAGGAACGCTACCCGCGCGAGGCGCTCGACGCGCTGGTCAAGTCGGGTTTCGCCGCCGTGCACGTGCCGGAGGAGTACGGCGGTCAGGGCGCCGACTCGGTGGCGACCTGCATCGTGATCGAGGAGGTCGCGCGGGTGTGCGCGTCCTCGTCGCTGATCCCGGCGGTGAACAAGCTCGGCACGATGCCGATCATCCTGTCGGGCTCCGAGGAGCTCAAGCACAAGGTGCTGTCCTCAGTCGCCTCCGGCGAGACCACCGCCTCCTACGCGCTGTCGGAGCGCGAGGCGGGCTCGGACGCCGGCGCGATGAAGACCCGCGCCCGCCTCGACGGCGACCACTGGGTGCTCAACGGCACCAAGTGCTGGATCACCAACGGCGGTGTCTCGAAGTGGTACACCGTCATGGCGGTCACCGAGCCGGACAAGGGGGCCAACGGCATCAGCGCGTTCGCGGTGCACGCCGACGACCCCGGCTTCACCGTGGGCCCCAAGGAGAAGAAGCTCGGCATCAAGGGCTCCCCCACCGTCGAGCTGTACTTCGAGGACTGCACCATCCCGGCCGACCGCATCATCGGCGAGCCCGGGACCGGCTTCAAGACCGCGCTGCGCACGCTCGACCACACCCGGCCCACGATCGGCGCGCAGGCCCTGGGCATCGCCCAGGGCGCGCTCGACGCCGCGCTGGACTACGTCAAGGAGCGCAAGCAGTTCGGCAAGGCGATCTCGGACTTCCAGGGCGTGCAGTTCATGCTCGCCGACATGGCGATGAAGATCGAGGCGGCCCGGCACATGGTCTACGTCTCGGCCGCCCGCGCCGAGCGCGGTGAGGGCAACCTCGGCTTCATCTCGGCCGCGGCGAAGTGCTTCGCCTCCGACGTCGCGATGGAGGTCACCACCGACGCGGTGCAGCTGTTCGGCGGTGCGGGCTACACCCGCGACTTCCCGGTCGAGCGCATGATGCGCGACGCCAAGATCACCCAGATCTACGAGGGCACCAACCAGATCCAGCGGATGGTGATGTCCCGGGCCCTGCTCAAGGGCTGA
- the murJ gene encoding murein biosynthesis integral membrane protein MurJ, translating into MVEQAESRVHGQSLARASGTMALATAVSRVSGLASKVLLVAVLGLGVVNDSYTVANTLPTVVNELLLGGVLTSIAVPLLVGAQQKGTEQGESYAQWMVTMGVVLLGTATVLAVAAAPLLTELYLGSDTRANAALTTAFAYLVLPGIVFYGLSALLSAVLNVRGVFGIPAWAPVVNNLVVIATLGVYAVVPGEISAHPVRMGEAKLLVLGIGTVAGIAAQSLVMVLALRRGGFRFRWRWGWDRRLSEFAGLAFWVVLYTAISQAGMVVITRVTGQGTEGSVATFNYAWLLSQVPYGVLGVSLLTALMPRLSRAVADGRTGDFVDDLSLGVRMSAVLLMPVSALMVVAGGAIGVALFSTGAASVEAAGRLGVTLGALALGIVPFAITMLQLRAFYAMKDARTPAWINVVMVLFRSVLCYAFLAVVGPEALVTGVALAMSLSFVVGAVVGQVWLRLRVGRLDTMRTLGGVLRALAASAAGCGCAVAAAAAMSGVVAAAGPVGGAWLTLGVQAVIVLAVGFGLLALFRAPELAPALARVRRLVRR; encoded by the coding sequence GTGGTCGAGCAGGCCGAGTCCCGGGTGCACGGCCAGTCGCTGGCCCGGGCCAGTGGAACCATGGCGCTGGCCACCGCCGTCAGCCGGGTCAGCGGACTGGCCTCGAAGGTGCTGCTGGTGGCCGTGCTGGGCCTGGGCGTGGTCAACGACTCCTACACCGTGGCCAACACCCTGCCGACCGTGGTCAACGAGCTGCTGCTGGGCGGGGTGCTGACCAGCATCGCGGTTCCGCTGCTGGTGGGGGCGCAGCAGAAGGGCACCGAGCAGGGGGAGTCCTACGCGCAGTGGATGGTCACCATGGGGGTGGTGCTGCTCGGCACCGCGACCGTGCTCGCCGTGGCCGCCGCTCCCCTGCTCACCGAGCTCTACCTCGGCTCGGACACCCGCGCCAACGCCGCGCTGACCACGGCCTTCGCGTACCTGGTGCTGCCCGGGATCGTCTTCTACGGCCTCTCCGCGCTGCTTTCGGCGGTGCTCAACGTCCGCGGGGTCTTCGGCATCCCCGCGTGGGCGCCGGTGGTCAACAACCTCGTCGTGATCGCCACCCTGGGTGTGTACGCGGTGGTGCCGGGCGAGATCTCGGCGCACCCGGTGCGCATGGGCGAGGCGAAGCTGCTGGTGCTGGGCATCGGCACGGTCGCGGGCATCGCGGCGCAGAGCCTGGTCATGGTGCTCGCGCTGCGGCGCGGCGGTTTCCGCTTCCGCTGGCGCTGGGGCTGGGACCGCCGCCTCTCCGAGTTCGCCGGCCTGGCGTTCTGGGTCGTGCTCTACACCGCGATCAGCCAGGCTGGGATGGTGGTGATCACCAGGGTCACCGGCCAGGGCACCGAAGGCAGCGTCGCGACCTTCAACTACGCGTGGCTGCTGTCGCAGGTCCCCTACGGCGTGCTCGGCGTCTCGCTGCTCACCGCCCTGATGCCGCGGCTCAGCCGCGCGGTCGCCGACGGACGCACCGGCGACTTCGTCGACGACCTCTCACTCGGCGTGCGCATGAGCGCGGTGCTGCTCATGCCGGTGAGCGCGCTCATGGTCGTGGCAGGCGGCGCGATCGGCGTCGCGCTGTTCTCCACCGGCGCCGCGAGCGTGGAAGCGGCCGGGCGGCTCGGCGTCACCCTCGGGGCGCTCGCGCTGGGGATCGTGCCGTTCGCGATCACGATGCTCCAGCTCCGCGCGTTCTACGCGATGAAGGACGCCCGCACCCCCGCCTGGATCAACGTGGTCATGGTGCTGTTCCGCAGCGTGCTGTGCTACGCGTTCCTGGCGGTGGTCGGACCGGAGGCGCTGGTCACCGGCGTCGCGCTGGCGATGTCGCTGAGCTTCGTGGTGGGCGCTGTCGTCGGCCAGGTGTGGCTGCGCCTGCGGGTCGGCAGGCTCGACACGATGCGTACCCTCGGCGGTGTCCTGCGTGCCCTGGCGGCGTCGGCGGCCGGATGCGGATGCGCGGTCGCGGCCGCCGCGGCCATGAGCGGGGTCGTCGCCGCGGCAGGGCCGGTGGGCGGCGCGTGGCTGACGCTGGGCGTGCAGGCGGTCATCGTCCTCGCGGTCGGATTCGGCCTGCTGGCGCTGTTCCGCGCACCCGAGCTCGCCCCGGCGCTGGCCCGGGTGCGCCGCTTGGTCCGCCGCTAG
- a CDS encoding DoxX family protein, producing MNVVRDLFAFLARLAIGLIFIAHGSQKFFVMGMDMVVQGFGQAGIPLAPVSAWFNALVELVGGILFILGLFLPVVGVLLAINMLGALVLVHLPYGLFLPEGFEYVLTLLVTVLALGFNGGRWTLDQLIFARRTRQPAREPASPEV from the coding sequence ATGAACGTCGTTCGCGATCTCTTCGCGTTCCTGGCCCGGCTTGCCATCGGCCTCATCTTCATCGCCCACGGGTCGCAGAAGTTCTTCGTCATGGGCATGGACATGGTCGTCCAGGGCTTCGGGCAGGCAGGCATCCCGCTCGCCCCGGTCTCGGCCTGGTTCAACGCCCTGGTCGAACTGGTCGGCGGCATCCTGTTCATCCTGGGCCTGTTCCTGCCGGTGGTGGGGGTGTTGCTGGCCATCAACATGCTGGGCGCCCTGGTGCTGGTGCACCTGCCCTACGGCCTGTTCCTGCCGGAAGGTTTCGAGTACGTGCTGACGCTGCTGGTGACCGTGCTCGCGCTCGGCTTCAACGGCGGCCGCTGGACGCTCGACCAGCTCATCTTCGCCCGCCGGACCCGCCAGCCAGCGCGCGAGCCGGCCTCGCCCGAGGTCTAG
- a CDS encoding type 1 glutamine amidotransferase, which yields MTEALRIALVLPDLLGTYGDRGNVLVLEKRLRWRGIATETVTILSSSEQLPSSCDLYVIGGGEDVAQQAAVRFLNRGKGLRRAVGRGAPVLGICGGLQVLGTEFTTGDGVRHDGLGLVDAVTIPGQGRAIGEVSTESTIDGVGMLTGFENHLGRTVLGSGSSPLGRVVRGTGNGHDDAEGAVTGRVVCTYLHGPVLARNPALADLLLGWAVGHPLPELPELPALEALRAERTRPPARARK from the coding sequence ATGACGGAGGCACTACGGATAGCGCTGGTCCTGCCGGACCTGCTGGGCACCTACGGGGACCGCGGCAACGTGCTCGTGCTGGAGAAGCGGCTGCGGTGGCGGGGAATCGCGACTGAGACGGTCACCATCCTGTCGTCCTCGGAGCAGCTGCCTTCCTCGTGCGACCTCTACGTGATCGGCGGGGGAGAGGACGTCGCCCAGCAGGCGGCCGTGCGCTTCCTCAACCGCGGCAAGGGGCTGCGGCGAGCGGTCGGTCGCGGGGCTCCGGTGCTGGGCATCTGCGGCGGCCTTCAGGTGCTCGGGACGGAGTTCACCACCGGCGACGGTGTGCGCCACGACGGTCTGGGGCTGGTCGATGCGGTGACGATCCCGGGGCAGGGGCGCGCCATCGGCGAGGTCAGCACCGAGTCGACGATCGACGGCGTGGGCATGCTGACCGGCTTCGAGAACCACCTCGGCCGCACGGTGCTCGGCAGCGGGTCGAGCCCGCTGGGCAGGGTCGTGCGGGGGACCGGGAACGGGCACGACGACGCCGAGGGCGCGGTGACGGGGCGCGTGGTCTGCACCTACCTGCACGGACCGGTGCTGGCGCGCAATCCGGCGCTGGCCGATCTGCTCCTGGGGTGGGCGGTCGGCCACCCGCTGCCCGAACTGCCCGAACTGCCGGCGCTGGAGGCATTGCGCGCCGAGCGGACGCGACCGCCCGCCCGCGCCCGCAAGTAG
- a CDS encoding transglycosylase family protein, whose protein sequence is MARYRGKHRTSGAGRNVARVALTGAVIAAPFAVALPANAASESTWDAVAQCESTGNWQINSGNGYSGGLQFSASTWAAYGGTQYASNAANATREQQIAVAERVLQAQGPGAWPVCSKKAGLSAGALENQDVSGSGSAQADEDSEKQATKPAPKPSAGSAAGNDYTVQVGDTLGKIGEKFGVSWQSIHENNKDVVGDPNLILPGQQLDIR, encoded by the coding sequence ATGGCTCGCTACCGAGGCAAGCACCGCACTTCCGGCGCCGGCCGCAACGTCGCGCGGGTCGCGCTGACCGGCGCCGTGATCGCGGCCCCGTTCGCCGTCGCCCTCCCGGCCAACGCCGCGTCGGAGTCCACCTGGGACGCCGTCGCGCAGTGCGAGAGCACCGGCAACTGGCAGATCAACAGCGGCAACGGCTACTCCGGCGGTCTGCAGTTCAGCGCCTCGACCTGGGCCGCCTACGGCGGCACCCAGTACGCCTCCAACGCGGCGAACGCGACCCGCGAGCAGCAGATCGCCGTGGCCGAGCGGGTCCTGCAGGCGCAGGGCCCGGGCGCGTGGCCGGTGTGCTCGAAGAAGGCCGGTCTGTCCGCCGGCGCGCTGGAGAACCAGGACGTCTCCGGTTCCGGTTCGGCGCAGGCCGACGAGGACTCCGAGAAGCAGGCCACCAAGCCGGCGCCGAAGCCGAGCGCCGGTTCGGCCGCCGGCAACGACTACACCGTCCAGGTCGGCGACACCCTCGGCAAGATCGGCGAGAAGTTCGGCGTGAGCTGGCAGTCGATCCACGAGAACAACAAGGACGTCGTCGGCGACCCGAACCTGATCTTGCCGGGTCAGCAGCTCGACATCCGGTGA
- a CDS encoding DUF1727 domain-containing protein, with product MTETTWGRGSTAADPSESTATDQRWQLVAPPLVRRPVRFHRNDPRTALAVDLGKIAAAMSRRFGMGSGGMIGGRLALGLQPKALQKLAIGRRVVMVTGTNGKTTTTQMVAEALRSRAPAVSNATGANMLDGHVAALMTHLDAPFAALEVDELHLAQVTERFGPAVIVLLNLSRDQLDRIGEIRTVEASLRRALAQAPEAHVVANRDDPNIVSAAFDHPNVTWVSGGARWKDDAVNCPRCGAHLGDGDQEWRCACGLARPDAHWTVTDCGLRGPDGRMRPLSLSLPGHVNRINAAFALAAALESGCELAPALERISRVHQASGRYSTVTLSGRTVRLLLAKNPASWLEMLDLVSAHDRPLVLSVNSREADGHDVSWLWDIDFESLRGREVAVTGDRALDLAVRLHYAGVPCRVAGSVEEGLPPEGGEVPDVIANYTAFRDLFARSVAA from the coding sequence ATGACCGAAACCACGTGGGGCCGCGGAAGCACGGCCGCGGACCCGTCGGAAAGCACTGCCACCGACCAGCGGTGGCAGCTCGTCGCGCCGCCCCTGGTGCGACGTCCCGTGCGGTTCCACCGCAATGATCCCAGGACCGCGCTGGCGGTGGACCTCGGCAAGATCGCGGCGGCGATGTCCCGTCGGTTCGGCATGGGCAGCGGCGGAATGATCGGCGGCAGGCTGGCACTCGGCCTGCAGCCCAAGGCGCTGCAGAAGCTCGCGATCGGGCGCCGCGTCGTGATGGTGACCGGAACCAACGGCAAGACCACGACGACGCAGATGGTGGCCGAGGCGCTGCGTTCGCGCGCCCCCGCCGTCAGCAACGCCACCGGCGCCAACATGCTCGACGGCCACGTCGCGGCGCTGATGACCCACCTCGACGCCCCGTTCGCGGCGCTGGAGGTCGACGAGCTGCACCTGGCGCAGGTCACCGAGCGCTTCGGCCCCGCCGTGATCGTCCTGCTGAACCTCAGCCGGGACCAGCTCGACCGCATCGGCGAGATCCGCACCGTCGAGGCGAGCCTGCGCCGTGCGCTGGCGCAGGCGCCCGAAGCCCACGTGGTCGCCAACCGGGACGACCCCAACATCGTCTCCGCCGCGTTCGACCACCCCAACGTCACCTGGGTCTCGGGCGGGGCGCGCTGGAAGGACGACGCGGTCAACTGCCCGCGCTGCGGAGCCCACCTCGGCGACGGCGACCAGGAGTGGCGGTGCGCGTGCGGGCTCGCGCGGCCGGACGCCCACTGGACCGTCACCGACTGCGGCCTGCGCGGCCCGGACGGGCGGATGCGGCCGCTGTCGCTGAGCCTGCCCGGCCACGTCAACCGGATCAACGCCGCGTTCGCGCTGGCGGCCGCGCTGGAGAGCGGCTGCGAGCTGGCACCGGCGCTGGAGCGCATCTCCCGGGTGCACCAGGCCAGCGGCCGCTACAGCACGGTCACGCTCTCCGGTCGCACGGTGCGGTTGCTGCTGGCCAAGAACCCGGCGAGCTGGCTGGAGATGCTCGACCTGGTCTCGGCCCACGATCGGCCGCTGGTGCTGTCGGTGAACAGCCGGGAGGCCGACGGGCACGACGTCTCGTGGCTGTGGGACATCGACTTCGAGTCGCTGCGCGGCCGCGAGGTGGCGGTGACCGGTGACCGCGCGCTGGACCTCGCCGTCCGGCTGCATTACGCGGGCGTGCCATGCCGGGTCGCGGGCAGCGTCGAGGAGGGTCTGCCTCCCGAGGGCGGCGAGGTCCCCGACGTCATCGCCAACTACACGGCGTTCCGGGACCTGTTCGCGAGGAGCGTGGCGGCATGA
- a CDS encoding TetR family transcriptional regulator, with translation MTQAATPASRPRAGRTAHGRRRVRSALALAAMDLFASQGFEATTVDQIADAAGVGRRTFFRYFRSKEDVVFPGHDERLAEVVELLEAAGPDEPPLAVVCRTAEVVLDMYLSEPEVSLKRFALTRQVPALRDKEIASIDRYQRVFARYLRSRLAADADGDLRAAVIAASVVAVHNHVLREWLRSGGAVDAPAALREALGRVREALSSTWDSGADADEHVVVGVVRTGASPGVVLQQLEDALRGLSK, from the coding sequence ATGACCCAGGCAGCGACTCCGGCTTCCAGGCCGCGGGCGGGACGGACCGCCCACGGGCGGCGCCGGGTGCGCAGCGCGCTCGCGCTGGCCGCGATGGACCTGTTCGCCTCGCAGGGCTTCGAGGCGACCACTGTGGATCAGATCGCCGACGCGGCCGGTGTCGGGCGGCGCACGTTCTTCCGATACTTCCGGTCGAAGGAGGACGTCGTGTTCCCCGGCCACGACGAGCGGCTGGCCGAGGTGGTGGAGCTGCTCGAGGCCGCGGGGCCCGACGAGCCGCCGCTGGCCGTGGTCTGCCGCACCGCCGAGGTGGTGCTGGACATGTATCTGTCCGAGCCCGAGGTCTCGCTGAAGCGCTTCGCCCTCACCCGGCAGGTCCCCGCGTTGCGGGACAAGGAGATCGCCAGCATCGACCGGTACCAGCGGGTCTTCGCCCGCTACCTGCGGTCCCGGCTGGCCGCCGACGCCGACGGCGACCTGCGGGCCGCTGTCATCGCAGCGTCCGTCGTCGCGGTGCACAACCACGTGCTGCGCGAGTGGCTGCGCAGCGGGGGAGCGGTCGACGCGCCCGCGGCGTTGCGCGAAGCCCTCGGCCGGGTCCGGGAGGCGCTGTCGTCCACTTGGGACTCCGGCGCCGACGCAGACGAGCACGTGGTGGTCGGCGTCGTGCGGACCGGCGCCTCGCCGGGCGTGGTTTTGCAGCAGCTCGAGGACGCCCTGCGCGGCCTGTCCAAGTAA